One genomic segment of Arachis duranensis cultivar V14167 chromosome 4, aradu.V14167.gnm2.J7QH, whole genome shotgun sequence includes these proteins:
- the LOC107485948 gene encoding uncharacterized protein LOC107485948, with translation MDAIRKQLDVLMGANRNGDVREVNRKYYDRDVCRLYLVGLCPHELFQLTKMDMGPCPKVHSLQLRKEYEEAKAKGTDNYDRELEDVIDKLIGECDRKIGRALKRLEDEDAKAAIAISVSEVTQTPEVLELSKEIKEKLKEADQYDLEGKTDLKIRALEVVEELRTKRADKQSMLLLDAFNKDRASLPQPLPNPPPLAPIPVAAPDPRTQEMINEKLKKAEDLGEQGKVDEAQKALEEAEALKKLPARQEPVVDNSNSSKYTAADVRITDQKLRVCDICGAFLSVYDSDRRLADHFGGKLHLGYMQIREKLAELQEERTKSRKSLDDRRSKERSRDREPSRDRDRGDSRERGRDYDRRSRDRDRHHDRDRGYDRERDRDYDRSRRRRSRSRSRERSRDYDRHRRYDRY, from the exons ATGGATGCCATAAGGAAGCAGCTGGACGTGTTAATGGGAGCAAATCGGAACGGTGATGTCAGAGAGGTCAACCGCAAGTACTACGATCGAGACGTCTGCCGCCTCTACCTCGTCGGTCTCTGCCCACACGAACTCTTCCAGCTCACC AAAATGGATATGGGTCCATGCCCCAAGGTTCACTCCTTGCAGCTTCGGAAAGA ATATGAGGAAGCAAAAGCGAAAGGGACAGATAATTATGACAGAGAGTTGGAGGATGTTATAGACAAGCTCATTGGTGAATGCGATAGGAAGATTGGTAGAGCTCTGAAGCGTCTTGAGGATGAAGATGCAAAAGCGGCAATTGCAATTTCAGTCTCTGAAGTTACTCAG ACTCCTGAGGTGCTCGAGCTGTCAAAAGAAATCAAGGAGAAGTTGAAAGAAGCTGATCAATATG ATCTTGAAGGCAAGACAGATCTCAAGATTCGTGCTTTAGAGGTTGTGGAAGAACTTAGAACTAAAAGAGCAGACAAGCAG TCCATGCTCCTGTTAGATGCCTTTAACAAAGACAGGGCATCTTTACCTCAACCTCTGCCAAATCCACCTCCTTTGGCTCCCATTCCTGTTGCTGCTCCTGATCCTCGAACTCAAGAGATGATAAATGAGAAGTTGAAGAAAGCCGAGGACCTTG GCGAGCAAGGAAAGGTTGATGAGGCGCAAAAAGCATTGGAAGAAGCCGAAGCACTTAAGAAG CTTCCGGCAAGGCAGGAGCCTGTAGTGGATAATTCAAATTCTTCAAAATATACAGCTGCTGATGTGCGGATT ACTGATCAGAAGCTACGCGTGTGTGACATATGTGGAGCATTTTTGAGTGTTTATGACAG TGATCGCCGCTTAGCTgatcattttggagggaaactCCATTTAGGGTATATGCAGATTCGAGAGAAGTTAGCAGAACTCCAG GAGGAGAGGACCAAGAGCCGGAAGTCACTTGATGACAGGAG atcaaaagaaaggagtaggGATCGTGAGCCAAGTAGGGACCGGGATCGAGGTGATAGTCGTGAACGAGGGCGAGACTATGATCGTAGGAGCAGAGACCGCGATAGGCATCACGACAGAGATCGTGGATATGATAGAGAACGTGACAGAGACTATGATCGATCAAGACGTCGGAGGTCCCGCTCAAGATCACGAGAGAGATCCAGGGACTATGATCGCCACAG GCGCTATGATCGGTACTAG
- the LOC107485924 gene encoding protein TIC 20-II, chloroplastic, which yields MASIPLLLRSTFLKPQPQTLTQTHQRQFSPLPILKTKRIPQNGTVSTRTTTCSYTSPPPTERLISIAAYTLPFFNSLQYGRFILSANPNLAVLFDPLFPLYSLYRSLPYASFIAFFALYLGIVRNTSLSRYVRFNAMQAVTLDVLLVVPLLIQRILAPGRTGLGFQVMVWSHNALFVFSVVCFVYSVVTCVVGRTPTLPFVADAASRQI from the coding sequence ATGGCTTCCATCCCTCTCCTCCTTCGCTCCACCTTCCTCAAACCCcaaccccaaaccctaacccAAACTCACCAGCgacaattctcccctctcccaaTCCTCAAAACGAAAAGAATCCCCCAAAACGGCACCGTATCGACCCGAACAACAACGTGCTCATACACATCACCGCCACCAACAGAACGGTTAATCTCAATCGCCGCATACACGCTCCCATTCTTCAACTCACTCCAGTACGGACGGTTCATCCTTTCCGCAAACCCCAACCTTGCCGTGCTCTTCGACCCACTCTTCCCTCTTTACTCGCTCTACCGCTCTCTCCCATACGCCTCCTTCATCGCCTTCTTCGCTCTCTACCTCGGAATCGTGAGGAACACCTCGCTCTCCCGCTATGTGAGGTTCAACGCAATGCAGGCCGTGACGCTCGACGTTCTCCTCGTGGTGCCGCTTCTCATTCAGCGCATCCTCGCTCCCGGTCGAACCGGGTTAGGGTTCCAGGTCATGGTGTGGTCCCACAACGCTCTCTTCGTTTTTAGTGTTGTGTGTTTTGTTTACAGTGTGGTTACTTGTGTTGTGGGACGAACTCCCACCTTGCCTTTCGTTGCTGATGCTGCTTCACGGCAAATCTGA